The DNA window AAAATCTAATATTCCTAAATCTTCTCCAATATCCCAGTGTGATTTTGGCTCAAAATTAAATTTCTTAGGTACTCCCCATTTTCTGATTTCAAGATTGTGATCTTCATCAGGACCAATAGGAGTTGATGAGTGGTATACATTAGGTATATTTAATTGTATATCTTTGATTTTTTCATCTATTTCAAGAAGTATAGAATCTAAATCTTTTATTTTTGCAGAAACTTCTCCCATTTTTTCTATTAAATGGTTAGCATCTTTTTTTTCTTTCTTTAAATTTGCAATTTCTGCTGAAGCATTATTTCTTTCTCTTTTTAAATTTTCAACTTCGGATAAAATTTCTCTTCTCTTTGAATCTAATTCAACGAAAACATCCATATCAACATTGCTATTTCTGTTTTTTAGCATTTCTTTTAGCATTTCAACATTTTCACGCATAAACTTTAATTCTAGCATAATCATCACTGCTACTAAAAATGTATTAAAATATATTTAATACACTAGAATATTACTATTTCAACGAGTATACTTTCAATACAATGTATCTACTCATAGTTCCTTGTACTCTCCGTAGTCGTAAATTCCCGACTAGCCATCGGTACATATATATATTCTCTTTTGCTTTGTTAGTAGCTTTCTCCTTTTTATATTATTTGAGAATATATACTCTATTTCAATTATAACTTTAAGCTATAATCTTATATACTTTTGCTTTTTCAAGATTTATACTTGCATTGTAATCTCTATCTATTTCTAAACCACAATTACAACACTTGTAATTTCTATCATTTAATTTTAAATCTTTCTTTACACTACCACAACAAGAACAAGTTTTGGAACTTGGATAGAAAGTATCTACTAACATTAGTTCTATATTTCTTTCTTTACATTTGTTAATAAGTTTTGTTCTTATACTATAAAAATTTTGCTCTTGTATTGCTTTTGAAAGATATTTATTCTTTATCATATTAGATACTTTTAAATCTTCAATAGTAATGTATTTTAACTTGGCTCTTGTTATTTCATCTACTATTTTATTATTATAGTCATCTCTAATACAATTAAGTCTATAAAATATTCTTTGTACTTTTAACTTTTTCTTATTAAAATTTTTTAATTCTTTTAACCTTATTTTCTTAGACTTTGAGTATTCTATACTCCTTGACATCTTTCTTTGTTCTCTTTTAAGTTTCTTTTTTAACTTCTTAATTTTAATTGTTTTATTTATATTTTTAAATATCTTACCATCAGAACATATAGCTGTATCTTTTATACCTAAATCTATTCCTAAACCTTTAATGTTTTTATTTTTAGTTTTAACTATATGTTCTGGTCAAGCAAAATTGTAACAGTAACATCTAATTAAAATTAATTTCTTTATTTATCTTTTTAAAGCTCCTTCTTTTCTCATATGGTGTCATATAATCATTATAAGAATGTGGTCTTACATGGTTATACCACACATATGCAAATTCCTCTATTGATTCATATATTTCTTTTTCTGTCTTGTAATAGTAATGATTTATTAACTCATTTTTTAATGTATTAAAATATCTCTCTATTGGTGCATTATCATAGGGACATCCTGCTCTACTCATACTTTGTTGTATCATATTTTTTTCACAATACTCTACAAATTTCTTTGAAGAATATTGGCTTCCTTGATCACTATGTAATATTATCTTATTCCTTATTTTTGTTACTTTTCTTAATGCTCTTTCTAATGTTTTTATCGCTAAATCACTTGTCATTTCTTTAGCTGTTATGCTAGATACTATGCTTCTGTCATATAAATCTAAAATACTACAGTTGTATCTAAAACTTCCATCTGTTAATTTTAAATATGTGAAATCTGTACACCAGATTTTGTTGGGTTCTGAGACATAGAAATTTTGGTTCAATAAATTTTCAAAAATTTTATGAGGCTTTCCCTTTTTATAGTTAAGTCTCTTAACTCTTGTAATAGAAGAAAGTTTTAACTCCTTATTTAAATATTTATGCGCAGTAGTCTTACTAATATTAATGTTATACAATCTTTGTAAAAATTTTTTAATTTGTCTATGACCTAATATACCATTATTAGAATGATAAATCTCTTTAATTTTACTTTTTATATTTTCTTTTTCCTGAATACTTTCCTTTTTCCTATTTTTAAGATAATTGTAATAAGCATTAGGATAGATATTAAGTCTTCTTAATAACCATCTAACTCCAAATAGAAAACTATATTTTTGAATGAAACGATAAGCCATTAATCGATTTCCTTCGCGAAGAATGCCGCTGCTTTTTTTAAGAATTCATTTTCTTTTTTAGTTTCTTCAAGTTCTTTACGAAGTCTAAGATTTTCTTTCATATAGTCGTATTCATGATTGGCTTTTTCATTAATTTGGCATTCATCACGGAATTGTCTAACCCAATTAGAAATAGTAGCAACAGAAACAGAGAACTCAGTAGATATACTCTTTTTAGTTCTACCTTCTTCAAGGAAAAGTCTAACAATTTTCTTCTTAAATTCAATATCATATTTATTAATCATAGAAACCTCCATAAAATACTTTATCTTATTAGACTCTTGTGTTACAATTCTATTATACCACTACAATATCATCTACTTCTATAATAAGTGATAAGAAGTATCTATCAGCTATTTTAGTTATAGTACCACTTTTTATATTAGCATTTTTAGGAATGTATCCATATTCCTTTACTTTTACAAATTTTAATGTAGGTATTTTTATTTTATGTCTATAAAACTCAAAATCAGTTTTATTGTTCTTAACAAAATATGCACCTAATTCATTTCTACCTTTTTTCTTAAAAACTGGAAAAGCACTTAAACCTTTAAAAAAGTTTTTAAAAGCTCTCTCTCTCCATAAATAATAGCTTGTTTAACAGACTTAGAAGAAACATCTTTTATCCATTTTTT is part of the Fusobacterium nucleatum genome and encodes:
- a CDS encoding IS3 family transposase (programmed frameshift), which translates into the protein MINKYDIEFKKKIVRLFLEEGRTKKSISTEFSVSVATISNWVRQFRDECQINEKANHEYDYMKENLRLRKELEETKKENEFFKKSSGILREGNRLMAYRFIQKYSFLFGVRWLLRRLNIYPNAYYNYLKNRKKESIQEKENIKSKIKEIYHSNNGILGHRQIKKFLQRLYNINISKTTAHKYLNKELKLSSITRVKRLNYKKGKPHKIFENLLNQNFYVSEPNKIWCTDFTYLKLTDGSFRYNCSILDLYDRSIVSSITAKEMTSDLAIKTLERALRKVTKIRNKIILHSDQGSQYSSKKFVEYCEKNMIQQSMSRAGCPYDNAPIERYFNTLKNELINHYYYKTEKEIYESIEEFAYVWYNHVRPHSYNDYMTPYEKRRSFKKINKEINFN